One window of the Penaeus monodon isolate SGIC_2016 chromosome 1, NSTDA_Pmon_1, whole genome shotgun sequence genome contains the following:
- the LOC119586780 gene encoding protein HID1-like, whose product MITRGKIRSLREEAPSNLATLCYKAVEKLVNAADTGCSTQQEQQIVLNAVRILTRVIPYIFEDPDWRGFFWSSLPAGEEDGHGESMPLAHSLIHALCDLLFCPDFTVTTNKKSGPDKHEDLQSIDSCEFIWEAGVGFAHSPPHVPAQDLNRTEILKLILTCFSQSIYQPSSDGTESPNRWIAVFTSADNRHALPLFTSLLNIVCGYDPVGFGVPYNHLLFSDTREPLVEVALQILITTLDHDVTAALSEIEEATVPDNLFINYLSRIHREEDFSFVLRGFTRLLNNPLQQTYLPHSTKKVNFHQELLVFFWKFCDYNKKFLFYVLKSSDVLDILVPILYHLNDARADQSRVGLMHIGVFILLLLSGERNFGVRLNKPYTASMPMDIPVFTGTHADLMIIVFHKIITTGHQRLQPLFDCLLTILVNVSPYIKTMSMVAANKLLHLLEAFSTPWFLFSAPHHHHLVFFLLETFNNIIQYQFDGNSNLVYTIIRKRQVFHSLANLPTDCGSINKSLNKRGKRPLVRQHSSKSHHGSQTMEGAQPAQPAQPGTKTATLAAMPGLEKMTEKESAHPTTQQLNELTTSATVNGDLVGPVSPTSLVAPAAIGESIPQDVSDTTSSIPKGTSIQPPTEDHNLPAVDELKISDKEESEVEGEESLCRWPGEVEEMEGDTKTLLLTDLQPAPLSLTTSMPNRPESPALSLKSALSDSSGPSTMSVPQSESAGSALGGSAQQWQPSSAWVLSWKNKLPLQTIMRLLQVLVPQVEKICIDKGLTDESEILRFLQHGTLVGLLPVPHPILIRKYQANAGTATWFRTYMWGIIYLRNVDPPIWYDTDVKLFEIQRI is encoded by the exons aTGATAACCCGTGGGAAGATTCGGTCCCTGAGGGAAGAAGCACCCTCAAATTTAGCTACACTATGTTACAAAGCTGTTGAGAAGCTTGTTAATGCAGCAGATACAGGATGTTCAACACAGCAAGAGCAACAAATAG TGCTGAATGCTGTGCGGATATTGACAAGAGTGATCCCCTACATCTTCGAAGATCCAGACTGGAGGGGCTTCTTTTGGTCAAGCCTTCCAGCTGGAGAGGAAGATGGCCATGGAGAGTCGATGCCTTTAGCTCACAGTCTCATTCACGCCCTATGT gATTTGCTATTCTGCCCCGATTTCACAGTGACAACAAATAAGAAGTCTGGACCG GACAAACATGAAGATCTTCAGAGTATCGACAGTTGTGAGTTCATCTGGGAGGCTGGTGTGGGGTTTGCTCACTCTCCCCCTCATGTGCCAGCACAAGACTTGAACCGAACTGAGATCCTCAAACTCATCCTCACCTGCTTCAGTCAGAGCATTTATCAGCCTTCTTcag ATGGAACTGAGTCTCCAAATCGCTGGATTGCAGTGTTCACTTCAGCTGACAATCGTCATGCTTTACCTCTCTTCACGTCATTGCTTAACATTGTGTGCGGTTATGATCCAGTGGGTTTTGGTGTCCCTTATAACCACTTGCTGTTCTCCGACACTCGAGAACCACTTGTGGAGGTGGCCCTGCAGATTCTCATTACAACTTTAGATCATGATGTAACTGCTGCTTTGTCAGAGATAGAGGAG GCAACAGTCCCGGATAATCTCTTCATTAATTACTTGAGTCGCATTCATCGTGAGGAAGATTTCTCATTTGTCCTGCGCGGTTTCACAAGGCTCCTGAACAACCCGCTTCAGCAAACATATCTTCCACATTCCACTAAGAAAGTCAACTTCCACCAAGAGTTGCTGGTTTTCTTCTGGAAGTTCTGTGATTATAATAAG aaattccTATTCTACGTACTAAAAAGTAGTGATGTCCTAGATATTCTGGTTCCCATACTATATCACCTTAATGATGCACGAGCAGACCAGT CAAGAGTGGGCCTGATGCACATTGGTGTATTTATTCTCCTCCTGCTTAGTGGAGAGAGGAACTTTGGTGTTCGCCTTAACAAACCTTATACTGCATCTATGCCCATGGATATACCAGTGTTTACAG GTACTCATGCAGACCTTATGATCATCGTCTTTCACAAGATTATAACTACAGGCCACCAACGTCTGCAGCCCCTCTTTGACTGCCTTCTGACCATCCTAGTTAATG TATCACCATACATCAAGACAATGTCAATGGTGGCTGCCAATAAGTTACTGCATCTCCTGGAGGCTTTTTCTACCCCTTGGTTCCTCTTTTCTgcaccacatcatcaccatctgGTCTTCTTCCTCCTGGAAACATTCAACAATATTATCCAGTATCAGTTTGATG GTAACAGCAACCTGGTCTACACAATCATTAGGAAACGGCAGGTGTTCCACTCCCTTGCAAACCTTCCAACGGACTGTGGTAGCATTAACAAATCCCTCAATAAGCGAGGGAAGAGACCACTTGTCCGACAGCACTCCTCAAAGTCCCACCATGGCAGCCAGACTATGGAAGGAGCTCAGCCTGCACAGCCAGCTCAGCCTGGTACTAAGACTGCCACCCTTGCAGCTATGCCAG GATTAGagaaaatgacagagaaagaaTCCGCTCACCCAACCACACAGCAGCTAAACGAACTCACAACCTCAGCCACTGTTAATGGGGATTTGGTAGGGCCAGTGTCGCCCACATCTCTTGTAGCTCCAGCAGCGATTGGAGAAAGCATTCCCCAAGATGTGAGTGATACAACTTCTTCCATTCCAAAAGGCACAAGTATTCAGCCACCAACAGAAGACCACAACTTGCCTGCTGTTGATGAGCTCAAGATTTCTGACAAG GAGGAGagtgaggtggaaggggaggagagtctGTGCAGATGGCCGGGGGAGGttgaggagatggaaggggacaCTAAGACTCTCCTCCTGACCGATCTCCAGCCGGCTCCCCTCAGCCTCACAACATCTATG cCCAACCGACCTGAGAGCCCTGCCCTGTCGCTGAAGTCAGCCCTGTCCGACTCTTCTGGGCCCAGCACCATGTCAGTGCCACAGTCGGAGTCAGCAGGTTCAGCATTGGGAGGCTCGGCACAGCAGTGGCAGCCCAGCTCGGCCTGGGTGCTCAGCTGGAAGAATAAGCTCCCCTTGCAGACCATTATGCGGTTGCTGCAAGTGCTTGTTCCGCAAGTGGAGAAAATCTGCATTGATAA GGGATTAACGGACGAAAGTGAGATCCTACGTTTCCTGCAGCATGGAACTCTAGTAGGCCTGTTGCCGGTTCCTCATCCCATTTTGATTCGCAAATACCAGGCCAATGCTGGTACTGCTACCTGGTTCCGTACTTATATGTGGGGCATCATTTATCTAAG AAATGTTGATCCTCCAATATGGTACGACACAGACGTGAAACTATTTGAAATTCAGCGGATATAA